AAGAAACTCAACAACGTCAGCAATTTTTTGCAAATAAGCAACAAAATTGTGCGCACAATTTATACACTCTGTGTTTAGATtgaatcaaaacatttaaaaactctGAAAACTGTCTCAGGAGGCATCTTTAAGTGGGTCTACATTTGAGCTCACATAAAAAATCTCTATGTAGATCTATTCGGTCTTATCACACAAATGTGGCACATAAAACCAAAgcaaataaagataaatgttaTGTCCCATCCCCTGCTTGTTTTCTGAAGCTCATGCTAAATTTAACCTGTCAGCCTGCTAAACAGTTGTTTCAGAGGGACTTGCTGTGCAATAGTTTCTTAATATGTACTTAAACACCAGATACTTTTAATAAGTGGCAAATTAAGTAGAATACATGTGAAACTAGAAATGATTGCTCTTTATCTTTGAATAACTCTAATTAGAGACAAAAAGAAGGATCCCATTTTATCCCTGTGCTTACTTATTAAACCAGTCCTCATAATCCCGAGACACAATGATTATGTGTCTATTAGCATGTTAGAACTGCCACGGTGTTTGCAAACAAAAtcgtaaaatgtttattttcacacatttttcagTCGTTGAAATCTAACCAGGTTATTCTCAAAATATTCTTTTTACCGTGTGAATTTCCAAGTGAGTTcttcatttcagttcagttcagaaAAGCAAGATACATCTGATACACGTTTGGTTTAACAGTTTGACAGATGGGAAGAAAAGGCATTGCCTCATGTCTGCACAAAGGCTGGAAATAGAGAAACAGCTTGTCTCTGATCATTATGAATCTGTCTGAAAAAAAGTCTTCCTCTGTAAGGATGTGATAATACAAACAGACTCTGCAAACAGACATTTCTTTCTCTCTGGTAAACACAAACTACAGACACCTTCAGCGAATCTTTGACTGAGTGTCATGAACAATTTTCGGAAACCTTTTTTTACTTTGCCGTCTAATTTTCACTGGACAATATGCATTCATACCAAGGCTTTAGGTTTACAGGAGAGTCGTACGAGGCAGAAACCAAGCACGGGAGACATCCCTGCTCTCTCCGCGTAGGGACATGCCCGTCTGAGCCGTAATGAGACGAGCATAGCTTGTTTCCCCAGCAGCACTTGAGCAAGTAGATCAACTTAGCATCGGAATAAGCTAATGCATAAAGATGTCGACGCTTCACACAGACTTCTGCTTAATTGGGCTTTGAGAAAGtcattgacataaaaaaaaaactgataatttGTAACTAAATCTGATATGATTTCAATAAGGTTTCCATTTTCTTGTATGTTTCAGACATGTAGCTAAAACTAAGGTAGCATTAATTACTCGCCAAGCCCATTCACTTCATAACTTTGAAggctttaattaattaaaagctTACCCATTAAATAAATCATCACGTTTGCTTCTCAACTGAATTTATTTATGGCTTTCTTTGTTTACAGGTATTATTTATGCAAGTGTTCTGTGAAGAGACACACAGCGAAGCAATATTAAGCCCAGTCATCTCGCAGCATGCTCATATCACATGACTGGTTATATCTGATCCCCAGCTGTTTTGCATGATCAGGGCTGAAGATCAAATATTTGTCAACTTGTTTATTTGATGTCAagcattaatttgtttttaattatctaTATCTTTTACAATTGGGCCATTTCATGGTCCTAAAAAGGATGTGGAAGAGCAAATTAGATGACATGGAAGAtgtaaaaaagagagaaacctTTTTATATTAAGTGATCATAAGGGTTCCTGTAAAAGGCAATTGCAGATACagtgaatttgttttttgttttattccactATTTCACTCTGTAGCGTATTGCATACTGTCTTGTTGGACCTCTGAGATATTTTGtgtaattgataaaaaaatatccaaaattCATATGCTTCCCTATTTATTGGTGCATCAATACAGGACCTGTTTTCTACATAAGCTGAACGGCAGAGGTGGCGAAAATAGGAAATATGTACACGTACCACACATtaagaaaagctaaaaaacaaaaacagctcataaaaatgtaaacactgTCATAAAACCAGCAGACACAGCATCACGTGAATACAGAgtgacaattatttatatacaaaACTAAAGTTGTCTCAGCCACATCCGTGCCCGCTACCATGTGATGTCCTTTGATTTGAACAATATCCTTATTCCTTTATCCCAATAAACACTTTGAGTTTTACATCTTTACAGCTACTGACCAGCAGCACTACTTGAACTGGCCCAGGATCAGGGAGTTTAAAACACAGAGCTGACCCTCACACCATGCCCATAGCGACCCGGTCAGGTGTCATAGGCTTTACAGATATCCACAAGTCCTCGTTGTTGGTTgagctctttttctttttcattgctGACCCCGAGGAGCCTCCACGACAACAACAGCAGCTGTTCTCATggcgacagcagcagcagtggcagCACACCATCGCGGCGGTGAGGAAGATGAGCAGAGGAAGAGTCAGCAAGACGACCAGGCAGATGGTGTTGTGGACCCCCTGGTTGTGTTTGTCCACAACGAAGCTCCAAAGCCAGTCAAAAAAGTCCTTGGCACTCTGAAAATTCCCCTCCATAGCGTTTGGCCTGCGGAGCTGGGTTTACTCGTCTTGGACTGCCAAATTGTTTCAATGAAAGTTTTAGAGAGATAACAGAAGGAAGTTGTTAATCTGAGTGAGTTGCTTTAACTTTAAAAGCTGATTGATATCTCATTTATCTCTCCGAGCACAAGTCAATCCATCAGCTGTCAGGACAGAGACTTTCAGTGACTTGACAATGAACTTCCCATGCTTCTCATTCTTCATGAAGATCCCAGATGAGATAGTTACCCGAGGCACAGCTCTATATGATGCACGTGTTCATGCTTGTGCTTTTCATGTGACTCTGTGGAAGTCCACCTTATGGATGCTGGCTGTTACAAAGTGTCCCTTTGGCTATTAAAAAGACCAACACTGCTTGTTTGTGGGAGCGTTTTCCTTGAAATCGCCTTGTTGGTGTGATTTgatctggacaaaaaaaacaaaaaatcttaaGCTGACTTTGTTTATGCAGGTCAACATTCCCGTAATTGTTTTCTCAAGTCCTCTTGCCCTTTAGCTTTCCGTTTGGTTTTGTCACACTGTTGAATTGTTGTGGCTgtgaaacaaacagaagaaaaggaaaattaacACAGACAGAAATTTGCTTTCGGGCAGAAAAGCTTATCTTCTTCCTCCCCTCTTTGGTTTACCCTGCCTCCAATCCATCGTTCTGCTTTTAACATTTCCACTCCTGCTATCCTTtcttggatatatatatatatatatatatacatatatatatatatatatatatatatatatatatatttatgttcagCTTTTCTTCCATTAATATTTCTGAGGAGTTATTCAGGATTCAGGGCAGATCCCCTTCAAGGGTCCCGCTGAGGGAACACAGAGGTGAAGCAAAAGAGGGAGGACAAAATCGAGGGGAGATTGCGTCTGAGGGAAGGCGAGATGGAGAAAGAGGTAACCAATCTTCCTAAGAGTCCCGCTGAGATGGAGAGTGTGACAGCATATCAGAGGAAACTAGGGAAAGGGACGCCAGATAGACCAGAGAGGGACCCGCTAAAGTAGACTTATCTGGATGAACAGTGCTCTGAACAGTTTTTTGCTTGttaaagatttcttctgtttcacCTTTTTTGTCTTAGAAACATCTGAAATACCCATTagtgaatacaaaaaaaaaacaatttccagtTTCTGATTGCTTTTATTAAAGGGAGAAAAATGACCCATGTAAAAATATACCCACCTCCTTCTCTACACCATGAGTTAACCgtgtttaattgtatttatttggttTAGTTTCACTAGCCACACCCTGGTCTGATTACTACTAGACTGTAAAATTAAGAAATCATTTAAGTCAAACCTGAATGGTCATGTGAATTAGgccaaaacatctaaaaaatcaacacattttACACTGATCTACCCAAATGCAAGAACAGatgataaacacattttttaacatctaTTAGCTTGCAAAAGGCTTATGGATTCCAGCGAACCACACTATCCACAACTCGAGAAAACATGGCAAAGCAGGGAACTTTTCCAAGATAAAAGTACAAGTCAAAAGAGAAGACAAAACATTAatgagacaaaaactggaacAATTTGGAAGGTGGGCATCTTGTTACTTTTGGGATAAAACTAACACAGACTATCAGAAAAAGAGAATCAAAAGTCCAACATGGTGAACGGTGTGATTATCTAAGGTTGCTCTACTGCTACAGGACTTGGAACCAATAATggaaaaatcagttttttttttttctccagcatgAAATCCTGATGAAGAATCTCTGGTAATGAGTTTGTGACCTTGTACAAAAGTTTACTTGGATTATTCAGTAGGACGACACCCCAAAGCACCGCCGCAAGTCCATCTCTGAATGATTAAACGGTTTTGTAGCGGGCTAGTTATAgacttaaatctgattgagatgctgtggcttGACCTAAACAGGCCATTGTTTAAAAACTCTCCTGTGTGTctcaattaaaacaattctgcaacaAACCAAAATTGCATGTAAAACAGTCACTTTCAGTCATTGCTACTGGGTGATGGAAGttgttattaggtttagggggtatttttttttttttccgtacAGTTTGATGTTGGTTTGGATGGCTTTTTTCCTTCAACAACTTTAATgaaactttcaaaaactgatttatttctttaatcaGGGTATCTTTGATGAATTTTAAAACAAGGGGCCATACACAGCTTATAGCTCCCATTGCAGTAGATTAATAAAATCTACCCCAAATCCTTATAGATACTTTCATTTGCCCCGTTTAACCCCCTATTAAGCATCTCTTCACAATAATGTCTTTGCTTCGGATGTGCAAAATTAAACCCAGCGAACGAAACCAAACTGCTCCTTTTTGTAATGAAACAGTTTGAGTCTGAAACCTTGAGGCAACATCtttgtttaaatagtttttcttaaaaaaatggtttcaaaCACCATTTCACTCAAGTGCTCTCTTTAAAGGCTCTGACGCTTTCAGCAGTCGTTGCATTGTGGTTGCAAGAAAGAGGGAAGAGTGTCATCTACATCTCGCATTTACTCGCTGCTGATGGAGAGAGAAGAGGCGACGCACCTGCAATAGGCGAGCAAATAGTTGTGGCTTCGCTGTCATCGTGCGCCGCGCTTCATGTGTAAAATAAGTTTACCCGCAGAGAGCCTGCTGAACTTCCGTCTACCCTCCCCAGCTCATGCGCTCAACAGGAAGCCACTTGCTTCAAGAAGAGTTTCGTCTGAATCAGCAAGTTGAGAAATAGAGCTAATATGGTTCCCTCTTATTTAGAATCAAATTACCAAGTTGTCTGTGTctattttaacttattttaggtGCTCCCTCATGCTTGCCTTGAAATTCGATTTTGTGTAAAATgaggagaaaaaataaacttgtttgaatatttttgtgaAACATGAGGGTTAAATGTCATATATGTTCCAGTGAGGACAAAAATCCCTCCCACAAAAAAACGCATAAACTTGGGTTGTCAGATGTGAGAAGtgagaaaagttatttttttccttatgtGTAAGaggaaatatttacatttttacataccccactttaatatattttaaggtAAATATTTTACATACTGCACATGTGCATCTAAAAAGATTTACAATTTCACTGACATATAAATTTACTTTACTTCACATTAGCCCCTTTTACACCATTTCCAATTGGCTTGACTCTACTTGGCTCTTGACTGTTGCTGTATTGTATTTCGAGCAATACAGCAACAGTCTTTTCCCGACCCTGCTCAGGAGTAGGGACGATCAGAGGGGGCATGGGCTGAGGAGTGATGAGGACAGACTGCTGTTCACTGACTGACCAAGAGCGAGGTTTTCCACAAGAAATTCCAGGGAAAAGTTAAATTGAAGACTGATAACAATATTAAGGTCCCTCTTGAATGCAGTGGGCCAAaccgaaatataattttactattatttcttcttattattattattttaatacgTACAAACCATACACCATAcctgaaggaaacaaaataaaaaggaaacttcAGCTTTTTATATGCAGACAGACTACTGTATTAAGCTAAATCCGATCCACCGATTTAACGACactttctctcatttcacacagactgaaaactgttttgttttgtctctaAAAAGTGTTTGGTTAAAAAGTGTGTTACTGGCCCCCGGGGCTGCCCGCTCCTCTGCCAAAGAACACCCAGCCAAATCAGTGAAGCGCAaatgtccaatatccaacctATAAAAGCTATTTCACTGCAGTCAAAAGTCCGCAGTTTTTCACTTTAAAGTCCAGCAAATGGACTTTACGCACATTGCCATTACATGAGCGCttcagaatgattgacatgtgggacaaccaacagataaAGTAATACCCTCCGGATCTTGAGaaacagaggggggtgagagcaggacctgagagcaggaccaaactTTGACAAATCCCTGCCATTCAGACCAAACGAcagggattggttagagttaGAGTATTTATAGGCcagcagctttcacagagatcgatttttttaacctcctttttctgaatacattatgtatttgctactgtcaggatgaaaggactatttcacccagtataacaaaagtgtttctgagtaggattaccaactgtagctttaaTATGACACATAGAAACAAAAGTGACATTTCCCCAAGTCACCACTGACTGCTGAAAATGTCCATTGGGCCTTCTGCAACTGGGACTCTGTACCTCTCCCTCTTCATCCAGATTCTGGCAACTTGAtgatttctaaattaaatgCAAGCTTTAGtttgaccaaaaaaagaaaaaaaaagaaaaagactttGATCTGACAGCGGTTTCTACCTAACCTTACGTCTGTATTCCTGGAATGGCTTAAGACAAGGAAGAAAACAGTCGCTGGCCATGTTCTGGACGTGTCTGTGTGTACTGGCTAAAGAAGCACTAACTCCACCTGCAGTCCATGCCTCGGGAATATCCCCCAATCTCTTAAATCTGGTTTTCTTCACAACTTTCTGAAGGGTACAGTTATGCCTTTTGCTTGTTTCACCTTTGTCTACCAAAGTTTTTCATTCCATTAAACTTTATATAACAAGCTTGTATAATTCATTCTTTGAACTAACGCATTTTGAGCAATGAACTTTTCTGACTTCTCCGCCTTGCGGTGGCTATCACTGAATGTCTGCTGGACGACTATCAAGTCAGCATGCTTCCCCTTGTGTGGGTATTAACAAAAATTATCTACattaaaaacctgtttttgtTGGTTCTTTGtattattgtaatattttgagaaaatgactttttggttttcattagttgtaagTCATAATCATTTGGActtaaaaagaataaacacttgaaaataTCCCTCTGTGTGTAAGGAACCCATGTCATACGGTATGTGAGCTTTACTTCGTAAATTGATTTACTAAATTCAATTAGCTTTccaatgatattctaatttattgaaatttataattcagtcagattaaaCTCCAGGAAGTTTGCAAAAACTTGTTATGACCagcttcctgttttaagtgTATTATAAATGTTATCAAAATCCCCACATTGTGTCAATTTCCTCTATATGTCTTACACAGTTTCATTTCACTAGAATTTCCAATCAGTTGAAGGCTTCCCAGAAATTCAAGTTAAACAAATAGTCCAAATCCCCTTATAACAGCTGTGTTTTAGAACTGTATTCGTCTTTGTTTCTCCatctgtttatttactctgatttGACAACGGTTCCtaagtttaaaaatgtgaataatctCACACCCAAACGTAACTCGCCGCTCACAGAGCTTCAGCATTTGTAACCCAATGATGTCACTTCTGTGAAATACAGAAACCTAAGTAGTACTttgttttctcacattttctctGCTGACTCTTTACCTCTAAGGGAAGTTGGACTTGCATAGCCATTCAATACATCTTAACTAAAGTAAGAACCTGActgtgctgtgtttttgtcattCTGGAACTTTTTCTCTCAATAACCTGACTAACTAATAACAGCAGTGGATGGAAATAACTAGCGCTAATTTTGGACACAAAGTGGGAGTTGCTGTTGTCTCTGCTTCATCTTTCTCGACAACTGGCTGCTGGTACCCGCACTTGTTATGAGTCTGTCTGAACTGCAGCATATTTGTGTAGTGTGAGAGAGCAACGCGCTTGTGCGGGAGACCGAGGCCAAAATAAGGGGAGGTGTATCAGTTTAGTCTGGTTGCCTAACAAAGACAGCAAATGATGAATCAGTGGGTAAAGTCAGAGGATGGAATAGATTAGTCATGATCCTCTGCAATGAATGGTTCACTGTAAGGTATCGCTATGTGTTCACACTAATAGAACAAATGGGCAGATTGTGTAATCTGAAGttactttatttctttctactaaaAGATGAATCATTTTTACAGtttgaagtttgaatttttttaccGTTTCGGTTGTTTCGTGCCTGGACTTGGATAACCAAGGCTACTGACATAGAAAATGCGAGCCCTATCCAAGGTCAATTTGTGATGCAAGTTACACAGACTAgccaaaaaacacaacatattcAGAGTGAATATTTAAAACCAACTCTGGCCTTTAAAGATAATGCAATATGTCTTGCAGTTATCTTGCTGAAATGCGATTCCTCGACTCCTAGTGGCCTCTTCACTTTCTCATGACACTGTACTCTCCTTGAGCCACTGATGCACAGGAAAAGTCAATTCTGAGGCACACAAAGCCAGGAAGGGGCTGAGAAGAATGTTCTGATTGCACTGAGCTGGTTCTCTGCTTCTTCTTAAGGAGCACGTGTGACCTAAAACACAGAGCAGTGACAGAAGGCATCGCAGGAATCTTTAATGATTTGCCCCTGAGCACACAGTGCGAGCAGATCCCCCTTCCTTCACGATCAATAAATGCAGAGTGCATGGACACTTTGCtttcaaattaacattttttccTTACATTGACATTAAGTCCAACAAAATATTTCCTGTTTGAGGTCCCTTCAGATTGCTGAAATAAGATGTTTGTGCCAAATGGCAAGGTAAGGACagttgtttatttctttcttcaaatTTGGTAGTTCACACATATTACAAGTACTATGCTTTAAACAGTTTATGAAAGCCAATGTGATGATCTCATGTTTTTAAGCTACTGGTATGTTACTTAGCAACATCAGCGCTAAAGGGAGAGACACCAGACCTCGAGCTACCTGAActatgtgcctctccactcttcccccAAACTTTGGGAACTTGAAATCCAAATTAAATCTAAATCCTCCTTTCCTCTCATGAAAGCAGGACTTTCAACCGCCGAGCAAAAGTCCAGTGcttctccttagcccaggttCTGGTGTCTGTAGTTCAGGAATCACTTCACACAAGGGATGAGACATCTGTTGCCCTCGTCCTGAACATGTATGTGTGTGGTATCTCTTCTAGGACTCACTCGAGTTGCAGTCCACACCTAATGAATTCCTTTGCATCACAATCCTCTCACGCCTACAGTTTCTGTACGTCTGTGCCTTGTGCTCCTTTTTCCATAGcaattttcttccacttaagTTTCCTTTAATATGTTTACATAAGTAactatttgttattttattttaaagcaacacCTCAAACATGCTGTTTCCTTGTGAGATAtcctggaaaaaataaatccaaagaaatcaGGATAGATGTCAGTAAGAACATGGTGGACCTTGG
This genomic window from Fundulus heteroclitus isolate FHET01 chromosome 6, MU-UCD_Fhet_4.1, whole genome shotgun sequence contains:
- the LOC105937582 gene encoding uncharacterized protein KIAA0040 homolog, producing the protein MEGNFQSAKDFFDWLWSFVVDKHNQGVHNTICLVVLLTLPLLIFLTAAMVCCHCCCCRHENSCCCCRGGSSGSAMKKKKSSTNNEDLWISVKPMTPDRVAMGMV